The Narcine bancroftii isolate sNarBan1 chromosome 8, sNarBan1.hap1, whole genome shotgun sequence region ATTGTCAAGGTTTGCAGGTGATTTATGTACCCTATCACGGTCACCTTTATTGTACTCAAACTGGGCATGGGAAACAAACTTCCAGGACATTGGTTAACATACAATCAAAGTTTTTATAATCCGCAGATGCCACAAGTATACCCAATAAAAATTGGAGTCTGGCACAAGATAGATAAAATAACTGACAAAAGACAGTATGCTTGTCAGACACCACAGAAAATACTTCAGAAAGAATATCAACTTGGTGGTAGGGGCAAAATACATTTTACTGATAAAAATAAACTACCTCCCAAGGGCATTCAAGAATTATAAATAAATCAAGGAACCAGGATGGCTGAAGGTGGAGTCATTTCCTCAAGCTAGCAAGCTTTTTTTGTGTGTCCATTGATCTGTGAGTCCAAACTGAGTTGGTTCCTCTCCTTCCATGTCTTGTATTTGTGACTACTCTTCCTCCAAGCAAACCTAGCAATGCTCACCATGAACACCCAGGACACCACGTACATGGCAACTCCTCCTAGCTTCACAATTGGGAGGGGCACAGGGGATGATAATTCACAGTACAATAGCCAGCCCCCAACCCCAATCCGCACACTACAAAACAACATGACGAAAAAGAAGTCTACAGCATCTCCTAGCAAAGTATGGTAATACCCAGCTTCCCGGAGGAACCAACGGGTCTGCAGGAATGGATTGGTGACTTCACTGCCAAAGATGACCGCATTTACCTCTGTTGCTGAGTGCTCCAAAGCCAGAACCATGACGATGCCCAGGATACTGAGGCTGTGGTGAGACAACATCACCAGACCTTCCGTTTGGAAATAGATGCACCAGCACATGTCAAATATAAAATAGCCCACTGACAGGCACAGTACTTGGGTCTGGAGCTGTGTGTTTGGAGAGCCTAAGAAATAAATGCAATTTCAGGTTCAGTACCAATATATTTCCATTCACTAACACTCTCCACCTCAATCAATATTTCCAATACTCATGGTATCTCCTCATCACAGTAAGTTAATTTTCTTGCCTTACATTCCCTATAATTatgttaaaaataaacaaaaatgcacATGATATGCTATCTgaaaatctgaattaaaaggtgaaaatgttggaaatacaagAAGGTCTGTGGAGAGGGAAACAGAGTTTGCATTTCAATCAATAGCTGTCCATTTGAACTGCATGGAGAGATTGCAGTCCTTTTAGAGATGATGAGGTTTTTAAACCAGTCAACAGCAATGCACAATGGTGATTCAATAAGTGACAATTTGACAAAGACACAATGACATCACTATTCCTACAGCAATGAGAGCAAGTATCCCCAACCATCCTTGAACACATGAGAGAAGGTCAGGCTAACCCCATTGTAAGGATGGAAATTCTGAGGAAGGATTCCCTGATAATGCTCTTGTACACTCTTACCATGTTACCTCACACTACTCTCACCCACTGACATTATCAGCCTCACGCTGGATTTATAATAGGCTTGGCCATAGAAGTCAGAATGTAGCGATGGAGGAGTATTATTCTGACTGGAAtactgttacgggcccagagggccccaaaacccagcagcaatagaaattcaccaagacaaatagttacttaaacaaaagtaacttttaattttctttaaacataaaaacaggatcaaactttaacttatcactattaacttatcttaacccccttctaattctaagtgcacatgtatgtaatgtgtacaagttcagaaaagttatttgattcacagtccaatctcacttcttactcctccaagctcaccggtatcaggcaatacttaaactgtgcacagaattgaacatttttgaattttcaccaagctctggtgcttaaatggttaccactcaggaaggtccttgtcggtttcagagagagatttgttgctcattggacacacacaaactgattccctctgatcagccacttcagtgtcttgctgaacaaacttgtcccatcagggttttcccaatgataacctcttcttctgcaggtcaccacagagttccttttgttccccttatttcaggtgaaacactctagccagccatttcctcttgtatggaccacaagggttttcaacaggctgaactgagaacttacaacctgtcttcaaaatggggtttcaacaagctgccagcttgccatggctgcagaaaccagttctctctctctctctctctctctctctctttctctctgagaaaGCTTGTttggttttctctctctctctctgcttgcaaaaccaaatgatcttcttagaatagcaaactgcatccagacagatgcagcaccggacccaaacttgagtccgttcatctgttgctttcaaaacaataatccatttacacctgcttctgaaattctttagcaaagcagtctccttgtttttttgtttttgcaaaggctctcggtgcctgcatgactcacttcctgcaaagctcttgcattttaaatgagatctgttttgtgaagtgtttgtgtttgtttgtgacataCACTACTTTcataatctatctccttcaaaaatatatctatagacaatataaaatatgatataatccatcacaatagTGTGACTTGTTCTGTCAGGATCACTGTTGGGACCTCTGTGGTTTGTGAGATAtatataaattggaattaactgcaGCTGAGCTGATTAATAATGACACAATAATTGGCAGTATTGTGGATTAtgaggaaggttgtcaaaggatacaGCAGTTGATGGACCATTTTGAaatatgggtggcacggttagtgtagcagttagcccaacaTTAGTAAACTGCCATTGACCTGGGTTcacatctggcactgtctgtaaggagtttgtacattctccccatgtctgcgtgggttttctctgggtgctccgatttcttcccacccttcaaagacacaaggcctgttaccttgctgtgcatctcaatttaaaagattttaaatgACTGATGgtgtttaatccagacaaatatgaggtgttgtactttgggGAGTCAAAAGTATACAGTAAAACAGCAGGACTTTTAGGAGTACTGATGTACAGAAATATCTTGGGATTCAAACTCATAGCTCCTTTAAAAGTGGCAATATAAGTGGATAGAAAGGCAAAGAAGTATAGTCTACTTGCCTTCATTGCTTGGGCTGTAGCATCTAAAAGTCATGCTGGAACTGTACAAAACTTtgattaggccacatttggagtattgtgtgctgttctggttgTCTTATTACAGGAGGGATGTAGAAGCTTTGAAGAAATGGAGAAGAGGTTCatctggatgttgcctggattagagagtattaGTTCGAAGGAGAGGTTAGACAAACTTGGATGGTTTTCTCTGGGGCATTGAATGCTGAGGGGTGATCTATTAGAAGTAcaaaaaattatgagaggtatagacaggatAGATTGGGAGAGTCTTTTTCCTATGGTGGAAATCTAAATTATTTGAGGGCTTaattttaaagtgagagggggtaTATTTAAATGATagatacacacacccacaaaaatatgtgtgtgtgtgtgtgtgtgtgtgtgtgtgtgtgtgtgtgtgtgtgtgtgtgtgtgtgtgtgtgtgtgtgtgtaaacacaGAGTACCAGGGCAAGTGGTGGCATTGAAGCAGACATGAAAGCAGGCAGGGAAATGTGAGATATAGACCATTTTTAGGCTAATGTACATTTTACATTGACATCATGGTCAGTAtagacattatgggctgaagggcctgttcctgtgttgtactgttgTGTTTATAATGCTCCTACATATTCTGACCATCACCTTACACTGCTCTTACACATTATGACCTTGTCACCTCACAGTGCTCCTACATACTACAGTATTACCTCGTCACCTTACACTGCTCTGGTACACTATTATCTTGTAACTTCACACTGCCCCAACACACTGTTACCTTATCTCCTCACATTGATCCTGCACACCATCACCTGGTCTCCTCACAATGATCTCATAAACACCAACCTCTTACATTCACACCACTGTAAAATATGCtatacattattttctttccACACCCTGTGTGCAATGAAGTATGCTAAGAAGGCATTCCTCATTACCTGACACTGCCCACATATATTCTGAGATACATTATGACTTGGCCATTAAAGGAGAAAACCACAGAGTTTTGCTCAACTTTAGGCTCCTttatcttttccccaatggtagcagagtaaagaggatatggtggtgggggtctttgttgatagaggctgcttttttaaagacaccgcctcgtgtTGATGACCTTGATTGAgtaaaatctggtgcctgtgatgtcgcaggtcaagttaacaaccctctatggtacacctgtagaagtttacaagagtcttcagtgacataacgAACTGTCTCAGACACCTAACAAAGTATAGCTACTACTttctgattgcatcaatgtggaggctccaggacagatgctcagagatgttgacacctaggaatttgaagttcttgtccctctccattactgagccctagatgaggactgagtcatgttcctctgacttcctcctgaagtccacaatcatctccttggttttggtgacattgagcacaaggttgttgtcattacaccattcaatgagctgatctatctccatcctgtacgtttcctcattgccatttgtgattctgtcgacatctgtggtgtcatcagcacacttgtagatggcattggaattgtgcctggccatacagtcgttggtgtataatgagtagagcagtaggctaagcacgCATCATTGGAGGACACCTGtgttattattataatttttttatttttcacaccataaatccattaaccatgatacacattttttccttttcacacatatacaatgtcattttctccgccccccccctcccatctcccctcccaccctccccacctccccctcccgtccatttaaggtataaaatctaggatacattaaaccagtcagacaatgttgtcattcaataaaaatacaccagaaattccactgagtccattcttttcatttccttttccttccgttaacttaggtagtgattgtccccggtaggttttcgctattgtgtttaatataaggctcccatatttgttcgaatatttcaatattatttcttaaactatatgttattttttctaatggaatacatttattcatttctatataccattgttgtattttcaaattatcttccaatttccaggttgacataatacatttttttgctacggctagagctatcttaacaaatcttttttgtgcatcctccaaatcaattccaaattctttgttttttatgttacttaggagaaagatctctggattctttggtatattgttttctgttattttatttaatatctgattgagatcttcccaaaatttttctactttttcacatgtccagattgcatgaattgttgttcccatttcttttttacatcgaaaacatctatcagatactgttgggtcccatttatttaacttttgaggtgtaatgtatagcctgtgtatccagttatattgtatcatacgtaacctcgtatttattgtatttctcatcgttccagagcataacttctcccatgtttccttttttatctttatatttaaatcctgttcccatttttgtttagttttaccatttgtttcctcattctccttttcttgcagtttaatatacatatttgtcataaatcttttgattatcattgtatctgtaatcacatattcaaagttacttccctctggcaaactcaaactgcttcctaatttatccttcaagtaggatctcaattggtaatatgccagtgctgtatcttgagttatattgtatttatctttcattttttcaaaggataataatctatttcctgaaaaacaattttctattcttttaatcccttttttctcccattctctaaaggaaaggttatctattgtaaaagggagtaacttgttttgcgtcaatattagttttggtaattgataatttgttttatttctttctacatgaatcttcttccaaatattgagtagatgatgtaatactggagaacttctatgttgtaccaatttttcatcccatttatataatgtgttcaggtgtcttttcccctattttatctaattctaatctagtccaatctggcttttcccttgtttgataaaa contains the following coding sequences:
- the tlcd5b gene encoding TLC domain-containing protein 5 isoform X1, with product MAASLLLVLWSLSCWVLLYIFFCQLNCHRCYEWSCRLVTLIHGVLIVCLSGYVGFIDGPWPFNHPGSPNTQLQTQVLCLSVGYFIFDMCWCIYFQTEGLVMLSHHSLSILGIVMVLALEHSATEVNAVIFGSEVTNPFLQTRWFLREAGYYHTLLGDAVDFFFVMLFCSVRIGVGGWLLYCELSSPVPLPIVKLGGVAMYVVSWVFMVSIARFAWRKSSHKYKTWKERNQLSLDSQINGHTKKAC